The proteins below are encoded in one region of Pseudophryne corroboree isolate aPseCor3 chromosome 8, aPseCor3.hap2, whole genome shotgun sequence:
- the LOC134947533 gene encoding uncharacterized protein LOC134947533 — protein MGSEKMMSSFRALGSVLDACEEGSMVTWTDQEVRELLSIRGEEEIMRQITGTVKDAVIYKNISKMLEARGIIRTQQQVLNKMKTLKKQFLKVHDNNRKKSGVGRIDWQYYDICANIFGNTAICSPVSLSSSSQYTATEGTPEETQTSSDVCPSSPLLIDDTPEDSDTSSQPSINTSRNDDSITATIEDVVEAQTSDSGTVQSTVTPTLQKNIYTVPPRRKKLNRAEQVVKAMSNVLVDQLREMDATMSAQVSRGRTPNA, from the exons atgggctcagaaaagatgatgtcatctttcagagccctggggagcgtccttgatgcgtgtgaggaaggcagcatggtgacctggacagaccaggaggttagagagttgctgagcattaggggagaggaggaaataatgaggcagatcacaggcacagttaaagatgcagtcatttataaaaacatctccaagatgctggaagccaggggaatcatccgcacacagcagcaagtgttaaacaaaatgaaaactcttaaaaagcagtttctgaaggtgcatgacaacaacaggaaaaagagcggtgttggccgtatcgactggcagtactatgacatctgcgccaatatctttggaaacacagctatatgcagtccggtgagtctgtcttccagttcacagtacactgctacagaaggcactccagaagagacacagacaagcagtgacgtctgtccgtcatccccgttgttaattgacgacacacctgaggacagcgacacatcctcccagccgtccataaacacatccagaaacgacgacagcataactgcaaccattgaagacgtcgtggaagctcagaccagtgacagtgggactgtacaaagtaccgtcaccccaactttacagaaaaaca tttacaccgtaccgcctagaaggaagaaactgaacagagcggagcaagtggttaaagccatgtcaaatgtccttgtcgaccaactccgagagatggacgctacaatgtccgcacaggtttctagaggcagaacgccaaatgcatga